Within the Leptotrichia sp. oral taxon 498 genome, the region TTTTTGCTGGAAACTTGGTAACTTCGCTTGTATCAGAAGGACTTAGTATAGGTCTGTTAAAATTTAATAGAACGCAAGAATATGAGGCTGATAAATACGGTATGATTTTTATGGCAATGGCAGGTTATAATCCAGCAGATGCCATTACCGCTCAAGAGAGAATGGAATCAATAGGTGGCAGAAATATAGAAATTTTATCGACACATCCATCTGGAAAAAACAGAGTTGAAGCAATGAGAAAATTTTTGCCAGAAGCTATGAAATATTATAAGAAATAAGAAAAATTAAGAAATAAAAATTAAAGAAATAAAAAAATAGAATAGTAATAAAATAAAATAAAAATAAAAAAATTGAGATAGAGTAAAATTTAAAAATAAAAATATTTTGCTCTATTTTTTAAATTATTAAAAAATAAAAGGAGTTTTATAAAAAAATGAATAAATATAAAAAAAAAGAAATTATAAAAAATAAAATAAGTGTTGCTCCAATGGTTGATAGAACTGACAGGCACTTCAGAAATTTTGTCAGAATGATAAATAAAGACGTGTTGTTGTATACGGAAATGATCACAGCACAGGCAATTATAAATGGGGATTTAGACTACATTTTAGGTTTTGACAAAATTGAAAATCCCATTGTTTTGCAAATTGCGGCGACAAGTCCTGAAGATGCATACAAAGCTGTAAAAATTTCGGAAAAATATGATTACGATGAAATAAATTTGAATGTGGGGTGTCCGTCAGACAGAGTTTCTGGAAATATGATGGGAGCTTGTCTTATGGCGTATCCAGAAAAAGTGGCAAAAATCTTGGAGGCAATGAATTCAGCTACTTCAAAACCTGTTTCGATTAAGCATAGAATTGGGATAGATGGAACAAAGATATTGCCTGATGAGATTTCAAAAAAAGTGTTTGACACATATGAAGATATGAAAAATTTTGTTGAAATTGTAAAAAAAGTTGGGATTAAAAAATTTATAATTCATGCAAGAATAGCAGTTCTTGCTGGTCTTGATACTAAGCAAAACAGAGAAATTCCGCCTTTGAGATATGATGAAGTTTATAAAATAAAAAAAGAAATACCAGATTTGTATGTAGAAATTAATGGAGGAATTAAAACAGTTGAAGAGATTGATAAGCACTTGGAACATGTTGATTCAGTAATGATTGGGCGGCAAATTTATGAAAATCCGATGATTTTAACACAGTTTGGAAAGTATTATGGTAAAAATATAAAAATTACGAGGGAAGAAATTATTGAAAAAATGATAAAATATGTTGAAAAGATAGAATTAAATGGAATAAGACCACATTTATTCTTAATGCACACTCACGGTTTATT harbors:
- the dusA gene encoding tRNA dihydrouridine(20/20a) synthase DusA, which codes for MNKYKKKEIIKNKISVAPMVDRTDRHFRNFVRMINKDVLLYTEMITAQAIINGDLDYILGFDKIENPIVLQIAATSPEDAYKAVKISEKYDYDEINLNVGCPSDRVSGNMMGACLMAYPEKVAKILEAMNSATSKPVSIKHRIGIDGTKILPDEISKKVFDTYEDMKNFVEIVKKVGIKKFIIHARIAVLAGLDTKQNREIPPLRYDEVYKIKKEIPDLYVEINGGIKTVEEIDKHLEHVDSVMIGRQIYENPMILTQFGKYYGKNIKITREEIIEKMIKYVEKIELNGIRPHLFLMHTHGLFFGKKGSKFWKRAINNPKADSFMLKNLLKELKNERKI